A stretch of the Syntrophorhabdaceae bacterium genome encodes the following:
- a CDS encoding heavy-metal-associated domain-containing protein: MAEAVMKIEGMSCQHCVMAVKKALGGVPGVVQSDVQIGSATVQYDDAKTKQKDIEAAIEKAGYKVAK; encoded by the coding sequence ATGGCAGAGGCAGTAATGAAGATAGAAGGCATGAGTTGCCAGCATTGCGTCATGGCAGTCAAGAAGGCACTTGGCGGCGTACCCGGTGTAGTCCAGAGTGACGTACAGATCGGAAGCGCAACCGTGCAGTACGATGACGCAAAGACAAAACAGAAAGACATTGAGGCGGCTATAGAAAAGGCAGGGTATAAAGTAGCAAAATGA